One segment of Podarcis muralis chromosome 17, rPodMur119.hap1.1, whole genome shotgun sequence DNA contains the following:
- the COPS7A gene encoding COP9 signalosome complex subunit 7a, whose amino-acid sequence MAAEVKVTGQNQEQFLLLAKSARGAALASLIHQVLEAPGIYVFGELLDMPNVRELADSEFSAVFRLLTVFAYGTYSDYLAEAGNLPPLTEAQKNKLRHLSVVTLASKLKCIPYAVLLEQLQLKNVRQLEDLVIEAVYADVLRGSLDQRNQRLEVDYSIGRDIRREELSAITRTLQEWCQGCEVVLSSIEEQVSRANQHKEQQLGLKQQIESEVANLKKTIKVTTAAAAAATSQDPEQHLSELREPAPGTNQRQASKKASKGKGLRGSAKIWSKSN is encoded by the exons ATGGCAGCTGAGGTGAAGGTGACGGGGCAGAACCAGGAGCAGTTCCTGCTGCTGGCGAAATCTGCCCGTGGAGCTGCCCTGGCCAGCCTCATTCATCAAGTGCTCGAAGCCCCTGGCATTTACGTCTTTGGGGAACTGCTGGACATGCCCAACGTTCGCGAG CTAGCTGACAGTGAGTTCTCCGCTGTATTCCGCCTGCTCACAGTCTTTGCATATGGGACATACTCAGATTACTTAG CCGAAGCCGGGAATCTGCCTCCGTTAACAGAGGCTCAGAAGAACAAATTGCGCCATCTGTCTGTTGTCACGTTGGCTTCCAAGCTCAAG TGCATTCCGTACGCAGTGCTGCTGGAGCAGCTCCAGCTGAAGAATGTGCGTCAGCTGGAGGACTTGGTGATTGAGGCCGTGTACGCAGATGTACTGCGGGGGAGCCTGGACCAACGCAACCAGCGATTAGAGGTCGATTACAGCATTGGGAGGGACATCCGCAGGGAGGAACTCAGCGCCATCACTCGAACCCTTCAGGAATG GTGCCAGGGCTGTGAGGTCGTCCTTTCGAGCATCGAAGAACAAGTGAGCCGGGCTAATCAGCACAAAGAGCAGCAGCTGGGTCTCAAGCAGCAGATTGAGAGTGAG GTAGCAAATCTGAAGAAGACAATTAAAGTGACGacagcagccgccgccgcagcGACATCCCAGGATCCTGAGCAGCATCTCTCTGAACTCCGGGAACCGGCTCCGGGTACCAACCAGCGCCAGGCCAGCAAAAAGGCTTCCAAAGGCAAAGG GCTCCGAGGCAGTGCAAAGATCTGGTCCAAGTCGAACTAG